One Fusarium verticillioides 7600 chromosome Unknown supercont3.28, whole genome shotgun sequence DNA segment encodes these proteins:
- a CDS encoding hypothetical protein (At least one base has a quality score < 10) — protein MPVDFPFLPSPTKLPTITKSLQASYTRLINNEVIEATKMTDKKSKPRKVDFICRGREFGRFIRAHRNPANSYGFDKTDAAWIKKYCPESGADDNEREYDKKWVTNPVSLSTTRSHWRKRIQELDNQEASPAETFDPENLFTSPRSVGVPRYAQQTAASSSKNPVTPPKTRTSDTGQAAASSDGMSGAFPDNPIIQRRQETANAVNIVAPKPLRSRTLTEEWIQPGDEPELQGLQELDKATDHPVLGSEYHQTAPLAHGLEPHDNASAVFEYQLRHATTHIPLNETYLAKATWRTLNDQQHPPNLMAQSGSLTDRMDKDTKTQDHQSSRAASAMPATSWNQASLEISQTNPPARQGSIVFSPQTDSRVVPRGSRLPPAPKNQEAAPYWVEMPQRSIPTAHHTDPPSFQLRQRHHINPQDFTSPLSTSTHGQESQHLPLVQWYIEHRRANPHIIIPSTATQEIVNSLNSGPQDRQTQSQRRSRDPSPRAVTDGRNRAMNHRQNQALAMKSNGSLALADHANDETRRKGRADQDRYGTRMKNANCELEELEKNFSKRERRGKKESDGEKEKKRSQSIHRR, from the exons ATGCCTGTCGACTTCCCATTCCTCCCCTCACCTACGAAACTGCCTACCATTACAAAGTCCCTCCAAGCTTCGTACACTCGCTTGATCAACAATGAAGTCATAGAAGCCACAAAAATGACAGATAAGAAATCTAAGCCCCGCAAAGTAGACTTTATTTGCCGGGGCCGCGAGTTCGGTCGTTTTATACGGGCCCATCGCAACCCGGCTAATTCTTATGGTTTTGACAAGACAGATGCTGCTTGGATCAAAAAGTACTGCCCTGAGTCAGGTGCGGATGATAATGAGAGGGAATATGACAAGAAATGGGTTACGAATCCTGTGTCTTTGTCAACTACTCGAAGTCACTGGAGAAAGCGTATACAGGAATTAGATAACCAGGAGGCTTCGCCGGCGGAGACATTTGATCCGGAAAATCTTTTCACAAGTCCACGTTCAGTTGGGGTACCTCGATATGCCCAACAGACAGCCGCTAGCTCAAGCAAAAACCCCGTGACACCCCCAAAGACACGCACGTCTGACACCGGGCAAGCTGCAGCGTCTTCTGATGGGATGTCGGGGGCGTTTCCTGACAATCCCATCATCCAGAGACGTCAAGAGACGGCCAACGCCGTCAACATTGTCGCGCCCAAACCTTTACGGTCGAGAACCCTAACCGAAGAGTGGATTCAGCCGGGTGATGAGccagagcttcaaggtcTACAGGAGCTGGATAAGGCCACTGATCATCCAGTCCTAGGCTCAGAATATCATCAGACCGCACCTTTAGCCCACGGTCTTGAGCCACATGATAATGCAAGTGCTGTCTTTGAATATCAGCTACGCCATGCTACTACACATATCCCGTTGAACGAGACCTATTTAGCCAAGGCAACATGGAGAACGCTGAATGATCAGCAGCACCCTCCAAACTTGATGGCCCAGAGCGGATCGCTCACAGACAGGATGGACAAAGATACCAAAACACAGGACCATCAGTCATCCCGAGCGGCTTCTGCTATGCCCGCAACATCCTGGAATCAAGCAAGCCTTGAGATAAGCCAGACAAACCCCCCAGCTCGCCAGGGATCTATCGTATTTTCGCCCCAGACAGACTCACGTGTCGTGCCTCGAGGGTCGAGGCTCCCTCCTGCACCGAAAAACCAAGAGGCGGCTCCATATTGGGTGGAGATGCCCCAGCGATCTATTCCAACAGCACACCATACGGACCCTCCATCCTTTCAGCTGCGGCAACGCCATCATATCAACCCCCAAGACTTCACATCACCCTTGTCTACATCTACACATGGCCAGGAGTCTCAACACCTTCCACTAGTGCAGTGGTACATCGAGCACCGTCGTGCAAACCCCCATATAATAATCCCAAGCACTGCAACACAGGAGATTGTGAACTCTCTTAACTCGGGACCCCAAG ACCGCcaaactcaaagtcaaaggcgAAGTCGCGATCCAAGTCCAAGAGCCGTCACAGACGGGAGAAATCGCGCCATGAACCATCGCCAGAATCAAGCTCTAGCGATGAAGAGCAACGGAAGTCTCGCCCTCGCGGATCACGCCAACGACGAGACAAGGAGGAAAGGAAGAGCCGATCAAGATCGATACGGTACCAGGATGAAGAACGCGAATTGCGAAttggaagagttggagaagaactTTTCTAAGCGTGAGAGGCGTGGTAAGAAGGAGAGTGAcggagaaaaggaaaagaaacgcAGTCAGAGTATACATAGGcgctga
- a CDS encoding hypothetical protein (At least one base has a quality score < 10) has translation MLPPRNLQSHTFPATPTAPRHPPSQPSRSSSDLSRPDHHDNGEFTLVRLRLHPHPQLAQHQQSASVGLCLHNEYWASQGLRDETFHFHRIDHVSHHGRPPFTPATPPTAPNYVVECSDINLWVSDDEGEDEDHAPPLLYRPPLPETATVQPPFMRSVLPVIEHYQHICLQYASLPRQYIIRETISFKVLDRHRITWCDACRAMVNIGEFWDEQNGLTQEPWEYARHRYKHGRRHKDSPVPDDAIDIFQLCHGAEDRVGDVASSYQDLVSVIAYQPPRDAQRVFLGLAHDVGYPYRRDSSPPCNSTRAHNGTMKNCQPLPVMWLDEFKRSIEHDGLNVWAKKPLYRIAQLAELLKLASDDLSFIVKMAETHVPPTPKWSWLKLGQDRPSNLHATTIEPIRKMQENMTQIASSVELLHNLQTAILSQEGEMLSWLTSLLAHAPDLESWYDMSGGSSAGTANPWEVWRPKDELKTYGQWCVYPGCPKARQGGDNVLVTLHLPSAEVAFTIMFESLELMDGLAKDMKQYMDLWRAERLRKPV, from the exons ATGCTTCCACCACGCAATCTCCAATCACACACTTTCcctgcaacaccaactgCACCCCGTCATCCGCCATCGCAGCCATCACGATCCTCATCAGACCTATCTCGAccagatcatcatgacaatggAGAATTTACTCTGGTTCGTCTTCGGCTCCATCCACATCCTCAACTGgcccagcatcaacaaagcGCGAGCGTCGGTCTTTGTCTACACAATGAATATTGGGCATCTCAAGGCTTGCGCGATGAAACATTTCATTTTCATCGTATTGATCATGTCTCACATCATGGACGACCTCCATTCACGCCAGCGACGCCGCCAACTGCACCCAACTATGTTGTTGAGTGTAGTGACATTAACCTGTGGGTttcggatgatgagggcgaggatgaggatcaTGCTCCC CCACTCCTATATCGCCCGCCTCTTCCAGAAACCGCCACCGTGCAACCACCATTCATGCGCAGTGTTCTCCCTGTTATCGAACATTATCAACACATTTGTCTGCAGTACGCCAGTCTGCCACGACAGTACATCATCAGGGAAACGATATCCTTTAAAGTTTTAGATCGTCACAGGATAACTTGGTGTGACGCTTGCCGTGCAATGGTTAACATCGGGGAGTTCTGGGATGAACAGAATGGCCTGACACAGGAGCCCTGGGAGTACGCGCGGCATCGGTACAAACATGGGCGGAGACACAAGGATTCCCCGGTTCCagatgatgccattgacaTATTTCAACTGTGTCACGGGGCTGAGGATCgtgttggcgatgttgcCAGCTCATACCAAGATCTGGTATCTGTGATCGCCTATCAACCCCCCAGAGATGCACAGAGGGTCTTTCTCGGTCTAGCCCATGACGTTGGATATCCATATCGTCGCGACTCATCGCCACCTTGCAATTCAACACGAGCACACAACGGGACAATGAAAAACTGCCAACCTCTTCCAGTTATGTGGCTGGATGAATTCAAAAGAAGTATTGAACACGATGGTCTCAACGTGTGGGCGAAGAAACCCCTCTATCGTATTGCGCAGCTCGcagagttgttgaagttggccTCTGACGATTTATCATTTATCGTTAAGATGGCCGAGACTCATGTTCCTCCGACCCCAAAATGGTCTTGGCTTAAGCTCGGCCAAGATCGTCCATCCAACCTGCATGCGACTACTATCGAGCCGATCAGAAAGATGCAGGAGAACATGACCCAGATAGCCTCGAGCGTCGAGCTACTTCATAATCTCCAAACAGCAATCCTTAGCCAAGAAGGCGAAATGCTGTCCTGGCTGACTTCACTCCTCGCCCATGCCCCCGACCTCGAATCTTGGTATGACATGTCTGGAGGCTCATCTGCCGGAACTGCGAACCCCTGGGAGGTTTGGCGACCAAAAGACGAACTCAAGACGTATGGACAGTGGTGTGTATACCCGGGGTGTCCCAAGGCCCGACAGGGTGGAGATAACGTCCTTGTGACGCTACATCTTCCTAGTGCGGAGGTTGCGTTCACGATCATGTTTGAGTCTCTGGAGCTTATGGATGGGCTCGCCAAGGATATGAAGCAGTATATGGACCTTTGGAGGGctgagaggttgaggaagcCAGTGTGA